In Aspergillus oryzae RIB40 DNA, chromosome 6, one genomic interval encodes:
- a CDS encoding cystathionine gamma-synthase (cystathionine beta-lyases/cystathionine gamma-synthases): protein MLFPSAKTAHICRSFILSKSSADDSHSVRVVDFVPSPRTKAESANITSFLSSVIYPKELGSIAKQVWQHTGNGVSSRRGEFCHSALRDGFLVEKQSTMTETVAQRICKGPRRYQGKDTVNGSFRAGGIHPSPTDSPMVTDGVRDGREHIQFIEERFGRNLNTSLADQAKRAVRRRIAGVLKADVELIEALKKTSGEGRVAGLTESDVFLFPTGMSSIFNSHQMLLAARGAMKSICFGFPYIDTLKTLEKWGPGCLFYGNGSSEDIDDLEARLDSGEKFLAVFTEFPGNPLLKSPDLKRIRSLSDKYDFAVVVDETVGNFLNINVLPYADIVVSSLTKIFSGDSNVMGGSAVLNPHGRYYSSLKDTFARDYEDNLWAEDAIFLERNSRDFVSRIEKINSTTEEITEMLKGSSLVKNVFYPKCNPSRPLYEAFRHSNGGYGGLFSVTFYSTAQAVAFFDHLEVLKGPSLGTNFTLSSPYTLLAHYGELGWASSFGVEFDLVRISVGLEDVSDLRYRFQRALEAVAKVKT from the exons ATGTTGTTTCCTTCCGCCAAAACTGCGCATATTTGTCGTTCATTTATCTTGTCAAAATCATCTGCAGACGACTCGCATAGCGTGCGGGTTGTAGATTTTGTCCCTTCTCCACGTACAAAAGCCGAGTCAGCAAACATCACTTCGTTTTTGTCAAGTGTGATATATCCAAAAGAACTTGGATCAATCGCGAAGCAAGTATGGCAGCATACGGGCAACGGTGTATCAAGCCGTCGAGGTGAATTTTGTCACAGTGCATTGAGGGACGGGTTCCTTGTGGAAAAGCAATCCACTATGACAGAAACTGTAGCCCAGCGGATATGTAAAGGTCCGCGAAGATACCAGGGAAAAGACACGGTAAATGGTTCTTTTCGGGCAGGTGGGATACATCCCTCACCGACAGACTCGCCGATGGTCACGGACGGTGTACGGGATGGGCGAGAACATATCCAATTTATCGAGGAGCGTTTTGGCCGGAATTTGAACACCTCCCTAGCAGACCAAGCAAAAAGAGCTGTGCGCAGACGTATAGCAGGTGTCCTAAAAGCGGATGTGGAATTGATTGAGGCCCTCAAAAAGACGtctggggagggaagagTAGCAGGGTTAACAGAATCTGATGTGTTCCTTTTCCCCACTGGTATGAGCTCGATTTTCAACTCCCATCAGATGTTGTTAGCCGCTAGGGGAGCCATGAAAAGCATATGTTTTGGTTTTCCTTACATTGACACGCTGAAAACTCTTGAGAAATGGGGGCCCGGTTGTTTATTCTATGGAAATGGCTCGTCCGAGGACATAGACGACTTAGAGGCGCGGTTAGACTCTGGGGAAAAATTCCTCGCAGTCTTCACCGAGTTCCCTGGCAATCCATTGCTGAAGTCCCCAGATCTCAAACGCATCCGTTCTCTCTCAGATAAATACGATTTTGCAGTGGTTGTGGACGAGACCGTGGGGAATTTCCTCAACATCAATGTGCTGCCATATGCCGATATTGTGGTCAGCAGTCTAACAAAGATCTTCAGCGGAGACAGTAATGTCATGGGGGGTAGTGCTGTGCTCAATCCACATGGACGCTACTATTCATCTCTCAAAGACACTTTTGCCCGCGACTATGAGGATAATCTTTGGGCTGAAGACGCAATTTTCTTGGAGAGGAATAGCCGTGATTTTGTGTCAAGGATCGAGAAGATCAATAGCACCACCGAAGAGATTACAGAAATGTTGAAGGGCTCATCACTTG TGAAAAACGTCTTCTACCCCAAATGCAACCCTTCAAGACCCTTATACGAAGCCTTTCGCCACTCCAACGGTGGCTATGGGGGTCTTTTCTCAGTTACTTTCTACTCAACCGCCCAAGctgttgctttctttgatcaCCTGGAAGTCCTCAAGGGCCCCAGTCTCGGTACCAATTTTACTTTGAG TTCTCCCTACACTTTATTAGCCCACTACGGTGAGTTAGGTTGG GCAAGCTCTTTTGGTGTAGAATTTGACCTAGTAAGGATAAGCGTTGGCTTGGAGGATGTGTCTGATCTCCGCTATCGGTTTCAGCGGGCATTGGAGGCCGTGGCAAAGGTCAAGACGTAG
- a CDS encoding mitochondrial 54S ribosomal protein mL58 (predicted protein) yields the protein MATCLTAPKRPFLALPSFVPSSCPSITLQTRRHQSSYRRTKQRLRVKPDASFGVSSTQFHDQIIHNPPSSAPSVYHTPTKFLPLDDVRRTLRGASMNNGNSAQLPSVFKTSVEKRYHLNPSDIEEIRRLRLSDPMTWSRWKLAKRFDCSPMFIAMVCEAGPQKKEIQKQVLEAVQSRWGTKRRMAREDRQLRKESWGRDE from the coding sequence atggcaacTTGTCTTACTGCCCCCAAACGGCCGTTTCTAGCCCTGCCGTCATTTGTTCCGTCTTCGTGTCCGTCGATCACTTTGCAAACACGCCGGCATCAATCCTCGTATAGGCGGACGAAACAACGCCTACGTGTCAAACCAGATGCGTCGTTTGGTGTTTCGTCCACCCAATTTCATGATCAAATCATTCACAACCCGCCTTCGAGCGCCCCCTCGGTATACCATACACCCACGAAATTCCTCCCTCTCGATGATGTTCGGAGAACCCTTCGTGGCGCTTCCATGAACAATGGAAATTCTGCTCAACTACCCTCTGTTTTCAAAACATCCGTGGAGAAGAGATATCATTTGAATCCTTCAGACATAGAGGAGATCCGCAGACTGCGATTAAGCGACCCGATGACTTGGAGCCGTTGGAAACTGGCTAAGCGCTTTGACTGCTCTCCAATGTTCATTGCTATGGTATGTGAAGCTGGcccacaaaagaaagaaatacagAAACAAGTCTTGGAAGCGGTACAATCAAGATGGGGTACAAAACGTCGGATGGCCAGAGAAGACCGACAATTGCGAAAAGAATCCt